Proteins from a single region of Bos javanicus breed banteng chromosome 25, ARS-OSU_banteng_1.0, whole genome shotgun sequence:
- the SBK1 gene encoding serine/threonine-protein kinase SBK1 isoform X2, with protein MKSSSPLLRCCIGTGGAPRGHREALRAAAGPGAGLHARSAAGAPRHQAGERAAVRPRVPAREAGRLRHDAPRGLPREAGERHHPIHSARGVPGGPRRRLRGGHWRGCVGLRRAHLLRAHRQLPVGGGVGRRRLFRGVRALAAGPPAGATVAVAPLHRASAAHVPAAPGAGARAPRAGQGGLPLPQARAHVRAAAPALAPRAQARRGPPAGRRAAAPRGARAAQADGADRERQRLPARASRRRARTCAGPRPRAGPRPRAGPRARARPGPPGASRQDRRPPGQEQRAGGAGHGHRDLRLSRPRRLRGPGAEQQPGRGAGSRPGRSGQPPAAAGGSSGRRGRRPARQRAGKMPPKEPSPTDPRIQRPPTPHPRYQEQGSLPADSPTPP; from the exons ATGAAGTCCAGCAGCCCCCTCCTCCGCTGCTGCATAGGAACAG GTGGGGCTCCCCGAGGACACCGTGAAGCGCTGCGTGCAGCAGCTGGGCCTGGCGCTGGACTTCATGCACGGTCGGCAGCTGGTGCACCGCGACATCAAGCCGGAGAACGTGCTGCTGTTCGACCGCGAGTGCCGGCGCGTGAAGCTGGCCGACTTCGGCATGACGCGCCGCGTGGGCTGCCGCGTGAAGCGGGTGAGCGGCACCATCCCATACACAGCGCCCGAGGTGTGCCAGGCGGGCCGCGCCGACGGCTTCGCGGTGGACACTGGCGTGGATGTGTGGGCCTTCGGCGTGCTCATCTTCTGCGTGCTCACCGGCAACTTCCCGTGGGAGGCGGCGTCGGGCGCCGACGCCTTTTTCGAGGAGTTCGTGCGCTGGCAGCGGGGCCGCCTGCCGGGGCTACCGTCGCAGTGGCGCCGCTTCACCGAGCCAGCGCTGCGCATGTTCCAGCGGCTCCTGGCGCTGGAGCCCGAGCGCCGCGGGCCGGCCAAGGAGGTCTTCCGCTTCCTCAAGCACGAGCTCACGTCCGAGCTGCGGCGCCGGCCCTCGCACCGCGCGCGCAAGCCCGCCGGGGACCGCCCGCCGGCCGCCGGGCCGCTGCGCCTCGAGGCGCCCGGGCCGCTCAAGCGGACGGTGCTGACCGAGAGCGGCAGCGGCTCCCGGCCCGCGCCTCCCGCCGTCGGGCCCGGACCTGTGCCGGTCCCCGTCCCCGTGCCGGTCCCCGTCCCCGTGCCGGTCCCCGTGCCCGAGCCCGGCCTGGCCCCCCCGGGGCCTCCCGGCAGGACCGACGGCCGCCCGGACAAGAGCAAAGGGCAGGTGGTGCTGGCCACGGCCATCGAGATCTGCGTCTGAGCCGCCCCCGCCGCCTTCGGGGCCCGGGCGCCGAGCAGCAGCCAGGCCGGGGCGCAGGGAGCCGCCCTGGCCGAAGCGGCCAGCCCCCCGCGGCGGCAGGAGGGAGTAGTGGTAGGCGAGGCAGGCGCCCGGCCCGGCAGCGGGCCGGTAAGATGCCACCAAAGGAGCCCAGCCCCACAGACCCGAGGATTCagaggccccccaccccccacccccgataCCAGGAGCAAGGGAGCTTGCCGGCAGACTCCCCCACACCTCCCTGA